The Toxoplasma gondii ME49 chromosome XI, whole genome shotgun sequence region TTACGCCGAATCTCAAGCAGCAGGGCGCGAAGCACCCGGGGCTCGCATAGATAACTGGCAACCAGCGAGTAAGTAGACATTACAGCCAGCGCTTGTAAAATAGAAGATCGAACTATCCTGGACGTTCCTGGATCTAAAAACCGGTTTTTCATGAGGTCTACAACTGGAAGGAAACTCGTCATTTTGAAAGGAGCCAACCCCTTCAATCCGGTTACAGACTGACACGACCTGAGGGGAACTCAACATAAGCAGTCTGAAGGTGTCTATGCTTGGGTGATTGATGAAATACGTACACGAATACAAGCATAGCACGGATTCACATGCGTAGAAGGAAGAGCACGTGTGTTTTCCTACGAGCCTCCAGAAAATGAAGACTGCATTCCTTTCACTATTGGCAGGCtaggcgcatgcactgttTGTTATTCCCTCGTGGGCAACCTGGTACTGATCTCACTAATGGGTGTTTACCTATCGAGCAGTATTTCTTTAAATCAAAAGCCTCTTCCTGCCTTGGGAGCGACCACTCAAAGTGATGTAATTCAACTCTGCTGTCGAGAATGTACACAGTCTTCCTGCGCACAAGTATGtagacaaaagagagatcTTGACGAGCCACAGAACATGAATGTGGTTAGTAAATTTCCAATTGACGCACTACTCATGTCCCTGAACTAGCTGTGTCAATGATTCAGATGGAAGAGGGTTAACGCTGAAAGAACCTAGTTTCGGGTGCCCTGCTCCTGAGACTGAGGCAGAGCTGTCGTGCAGTGTCTTCGTCCTTGCGGCATGGGAGTGTCCAGAGAAGCCACCATGACCTGTTGAATTGGATCTTACATACTTTTATACTTCTACTTACAGGAGTATTTGTCTGCTTGGAGAGTCCTCATCAGGTGAAGGCTGCCAAAGTTCTGCAAATGCCTTGATGAACTCGAACACGGAGACGCTCACGGAGTCTGCCACTGCAGACCCAGCATAGAAATCATCATGCCAAATCGATTGGCGGCCAGCTTCATCTTGTCTTTTGTGGGGCGCGAGGTTTTGAGTGTGCGGCTTCTACCTGCATCCGTTTGTGCACCTAGTGACTAGAACGGCGTGTTGATTTGAGGCTCAAGGAAATGTTTTTGCTGAGTTGCTGCCGCAGAGTAGATATACCGTTCTTCAAGTTTTCTGGATATACTCTTCTCTCAACACCTGATTCAAGTCAAGGCTACTTCGCTGCTGTGTAGACCGTGACTCAGATCATTACGATGATTGGGAACCGACGGACAGCACGTGACTCGATGTTTACCGCTGTCCTGGGAAGGCTGCGCCATTGGATAAGCTTCAGCATCATCTCTGGAAGCATCCCCTGAACTGCCTGAGTCTACCAAGAGCACTGGCGAAGGCTGTGAGTAGTCGGACAGGCACGGTGACTCATGTTGTTGGACAGTAGCGAGCTCTGGGTTAACCACATATTCACTAACTGGCTCCGTCCTGTTGTCATTAGATACTGAATCAGGTAACGATACATGAGCAGCATCCTCGTGTTCCAGGCGCATGTCCTGCTCCGGCTTGCAACCAAGGACCCGTGGTTCATCTTTGGGTCTCTCCGTACTGGGTGGTAGAGGTGAAACTGTCGACGTGGATGCAGCTGCCCTGCTTAGAGTACGGACGAAGTGAATAGCTGCGTCTGCATGAACAAGGGGCTCTGAGGCCCGCTGTGATACGAAAGGTTTGCTGGCTACTGAACATAGGTCTCGCAGTGCGGGGGCATACTCCAGTCGGCCTTCACGAAACTTCGTGACCAGGCGATCAACAAGCGGCGTCACGCGAGTTAAATCCGTCCAGAGAAAGCCACCATAGTGCACCATATACTGCCGGCACATCTTGCTGAAAGTCGTGGCGTGTCGATCAGCTAAGTCCTGTGTGTACTTGGAAGTGAGCAGCTCTTCCAGTTCGGTCCAGTCATATTGCCACGCCCTAGCCACCGTTTCACCAGCGTCCGATGCAGGCTCACCTAGCCGATACCTGTGACCGTTCATATATGAGTTGCTATTACATCTGTCGGCCGTAACGACACAAGGAGATGCAGCTGGAGGCAACGGGTTTGTGAGCACCATTTTGACTCTGTCACGGAGTAAAAAACATTTATTCGAACTTTGTACGAGCGCAGTCAGTAGAAGTCAACCACGCGTATCAACTACGCTGCAATTACAGAGGACAGGGACAGGGAAAAAAAGTCGAAGAGGTTGCCGGTGTTAGGAGATGACGAGACGTTTAAACGGCCGCTGGCTATTGTTCGGGCATCGTTGAGCCACAAGCGATCAAGGTGAAAACAAAGTTAAATAGTTATGCTGGAGCGATTGCCCTGCTGAATCTTCAGATCGGACGAACAGTCATTCTGGCCCACTGTACTTGATGTGTTCGATGTAAATCACACTCAGTCGCGTGCTCGGTAGCAATCAAgttgctcttttctctcctttctagACACGGTAAGAACGCTTATGAACACGCATAGTTTTTGCTAGAATGCAGCGACCAGATGTCGCAAGGTCGTCTCCCCCATCGACTGGAGAATCAAGAAAAACCTGCGTTGATCCCAAACGTACTCTGTGGTTGGTGCAACCAGAAGTTTCATACTGATCAAAAGCCAGTGAACAGCTGGGGGACATTGCAGGTCTGGTGCTTCAAGAagcgctgaagaagaaagtggcGAAACCCTCGGCAGTTGCCTTGGAAGAGGCGCCGTGCATGTAACTTCTGAAGTGCGTAGTACCTGGCTCCTAATGCTGTTTTGTGTTTCGCTGTCTGGGCAGCAGTAGAATGCTGTGCCAGAATTAGCCACTATTTTAGACATTTATTTACACATTTTTTTTCTGATGAACTTGGCTTATTCATTTTTTCAAGTCTTGCCACTGGGTGGTGGCATGAGACTCGCTTAGATGTATGTGGGTGTTGCAATCACGCTGGATGCTCGGCTTATTTCTGAGTTTTTTCTGGTTTTGACAATGGGAACGATTTCAGAGCTACTATTTCACGTGGTACGGCTATGAGCCActaaaaaaacgaagaaaaacgctgTTTGCAGAAACAATAGCAAACTGTTTTTCGTCATAGTAACTCAGCGCCCCCTTGCCCCCCCCCAGCAGTGAGATGCAAGACAATCCTCTCTACCACAGCTTTTGTTGCGTCTGTTTCAAATTTTCAGCGCTCGCGAAAGGCATCACGAACAACATTATGAGAGGAAGCAGGTTTGTGGGGCTGGCGGGTGCAGGAATGTGTTCCTGCGAAAAAGGCCTCTGCTGAGAAGGTCGTGGCGTTTGAAAAATATCCGAGGTAGCAAAGACTTGTTTCAGTGCTCCCCTTTTGAAGACCTGCGGCGGCAGTGCACTGAAGAGTAACTCCAAATCACCGCGGTGAGACTTGGTTTTTTCCGTTATCCTTCAGAAGAGTGTGTTTTCGTTTAATTCGTCACAGACCACGAAAAACGAACCATCGAAGACGATCACTGCGTCCGCGTGCATCTGGATGGATGACCCACATCTGTTGCAGCCGTCGCAGACATGCATGTCCCGCGTTCGTGAAATTCTCTGCATCAGCGGAGTGATCAGGAATCATCGTCTCAGCGGGATGACGTTGCGGAGCAGGCCGGCTCGCGGTGGGCAGTCAGATGCCGAAGGCGTGACTCAGGACGGCTTGCGCTCATCGCAGAACAGGGGTGGTGCCTGCATTGGGTGCGGTTGGTGATCCTGGTTGGACCGGTGGAGATGCGCGCGCACGAAGGGGATGTGTCAGAAACATTTTGTTTGTTCTCTGTGAACTTTTAGATGTGTTAAAGGCGGCGAATATTAGCAGAGGGTCCTCCTTGTTGGATTCTCTCTTGAATTTcgccctttccttctctttgcgAGTCTCGTAGAGAACAAGCACTCGTTCGCCGTCCCTGACGACGCAACCCGCGCAGAAGACATCCACCAAACGGTGTTACACAATCACCTTGTGTGAAGTTCTTGCGGAAAACTACTCGTTGGCATTTTTTCTTGAATTCCCTTTTTCGACAAAATGAGAGAGGTTATCAGCATCCACGTCGGCCAGGCCGGTATCCAAATCGGTAACGCCTGCTGGTAAGCGGACACGGAGGACCGAACGTGTCCTGTCCTGCCTGGTTGGTCGTCGGCCGATCTCCCGCGTAGCCTGCGGTAGCAACGGTCGCCTGTGTGCTGTTGTCGAAATGCAGCGGGTGTCGATTTGGAAAATGCCCTCATATTGTCACCCCTGTGTATTTGCTACACGGGTTTGGAAATGATGGGCTCATCGATATTTCCGTTCGGAATCCGTACCAGGCAACAATGTGGCTAATGAGCGTGCATCTAGTGGCACCCACTGTCTTGTTGAGTGCAATCACGGATCACTTCTAAATAGTTTCATCTGTGGGATTGCGGGTTTATTGCGTTTACGGGATTTGTCGTGGATACTCCTTTATCTACGGTGTCTGTGTTACTGCACAGCCCCAGCAGCAGGATTCCGGTTACAGCGGAACTACGATTCACGAGTGTGCTGGAGCCGCGCCCGCGTGCTGTGTCTCCAGTTCGCTGTAACCATTGtcttttgtgtgttttctctcctttttttaGGGAGCTCTTCTGCCTGGAACATGGTATCCAGCCGGATGGGCAGATGCCCTCTGACAAGACCATTGGAGGTGGTGACGACGCCTTCAACACCTTCTTTTCCGAGACAGGCGCTGGCAAGCACGTGAGTATTGTTTTTTTTAGTTCTTTTGGTGGCGTCAAATCTGCAACAGTGGACATGTATCACCTCTTCCACCGTCTAGATATGACTGTGGGAACCGTTTGGTTGTCTCTTGTATTTTGTCAAACGTGTTGACTGCGTACGCTGACTCAGGTGCCCCGATGCGTCTTCTTGGATTTGGAGCCCACCGTCGTCGATGAGGTTCGCACCGGCACTTACCGCCACCTGTTCCACCCGGAGCAGTTGATCAGCGGGAAAGAGGATGCTGCGAACAACTTCGCGCGTGGTCACTACACCATCGGCAAGGAGATCGTCGACCTCTCCCTCGACCGTATCCGCAAGTTGGCTGACAACTGCACTGGTCTCCAGGGTTTCTTGATGTTCAACGCCGTCGGCGGTGGTACCGGTTCCGGTCTCGGTTGCCTCCTGCTCGAGCGCCTGTCTGTTGACTACGGCAAGAAGTCGAAGCTGAACTTCTGCTCGTGGCCCTCGCCCCAGGTGTCGACCGCAGTTGTGGAACCGTACAACTCCGTCCTTTCCACTCACTCTCTGTTGGAGCACACCGACGTGGCCGTCATGCTCGACAACGAGGCCATCTACGACATCTGCCGCCGCAACCTGGACATCGAGCGCCCGACCTACACCAACCTGAACAGACTGATTGCCCAGGTCATCTCCTCCCTGaccgcgtctctccgtttcgaTGGTGCGCTCAACGTCGACGTGACTGAGTTCCAGACCAACTTGGTGCCCTACCCGCGCATTCACTTCATGCTCTCATCGTATGCGCCCATCATcagcgcagagaaggcgtACCACGAGCAGTTGTCTGTCGCTGAGATCACCAACTCGGCTTTCGAGCCCGCGAGCATGATGGCCAAGTGTGATCCTCGTCACGGAAAGTACATGGCCTGCTGCTTGATGTACCGTGGTGATGTCGTCCCCAAGGATGTGAACGCAGCCGTTGCGACCATCAAGACCAAGAGAACCATCCAGTTCGTCGACTGGTGTCCCACCGGGTTCAAGTGCGGTATCAACTACCAGCCACCCACTGTGGTTCCTGGTGGTGACTTGGCCAAGGTCATGCGCGCCGTCTGCATGATCAGCAACAGCACTGCCATCGCAGAAGTTTTCAGTCGCATGGACCACAAATTCGATCTCATGTACGCCAAGAGGGCCTTCGTCCACTGGTATGTCGGTGAGGGTATGGAAGAAGGTGAATTCTCTGAGGCGCGTGAGGATTTGGCTGCTCTCGAGAAGGACTACGAAGAGGTTGGCATCGAGACCGCCGAAGGTgaaggtgaagaggaggGCTATGGTGACGAGTACTAAACCGCAAGCCCGAGTACAGAAATTCTGGCGATAGCGGGAAAGGCATAGCGAACGAGACCGAATAATTCCAGCCAGGATTTTTTGGTGTCTTTTACTTGAAAAGGTGAAGGTATAAACGACCAAGCGTGGCAGATATGGAAAATCCGTTTTCAGCTGGTCTATGTACACCAGGGAGTATGAACGTTGTTTTAGCAGTTTCGTTGCCTTCGCGGTTTTTTGATATGTTCTAAACGGGGAGTGTGAGCACCGAAAAACTTTTTTCTAGGCTCTTGGCTGCTGAAATGTCCCGCGAAGAATCGCTTCTTCCTTGAATTTCAGTCGACGCCCAACCAAACCACCGGCACTGAACGAACTTAGGTTAAGTTGGCCTTAGCGTTCTCATTTAGTGAAGGCACCGCACCCTACCCCGCTCTCGAGAGCCATCGGCGCATTCTGTCACCCCTCGGGAGTTCGACACAATCCCGATTGACGGGTTTCAGATTTGCAAAAGTCCCACAGGCGCCCATCGCTCCGTCAGTCTTGGTTTGTAGGGTATCTTTCCACGAGAAAGGGTGGTTAACTAGTGTCACACTGCCGCTGCGCTCCGTCTTAAGGGAAACCGTCGCACGTTGTTCTGGCAGTCTGCTGTGCGTGGAACCGTTTGGCGGTCACACATGTGCTTTCGTGACGCACGGGGAGCGTGAAGACGTCTGAAACGTTCGGTGTTTTTTGTCGAGGAGTGACCAGGAACGAGGTTCACTGCTGCACTGTACATGCTTGACGATTTTACATGATATTGACTGCAAAGCAGTCCCCCAGACTGGCCTCGTGATTCGACACATGAGGAATGACTTGAAGTTTTCCGAGGTCATGCCACTGTCATTGTCCGCCGCGTTGTGGAACGGACCCCAACGAGTGCTGATTTGGCAACCATCAATCGACTTCCTTTACCGTAGACGGCAGGTATTAATCCTTTTGCTGTCCGAATGAAAAGCCGTCAAAGGACAGAACGTCTATCAAGTCTGTGCGTGATCGAGAGCTTTCACTACAAATATTTGTGACAGCCGGAAGAGGCACGGGGGGTAGAGTATTTTGGTTCTTGCCTTTCTTACATTATTAGAGGCGGAATAGACCCCTATCAAGAAATCTCCACACGCACTCTGCCGGCGAACTTCAAGGATGTCACCTGTTCTGCCATGTCACTGCTCCCGGACCAAGAGCAACGGAACTGCTGTACACCTGAAGGTTGTGCATGTGTCTAGCGAGTTCGTAGTAATACGCACGTCAAAGCATATCCATTGCACGTACAACACACGGGTGTACAGTGTAATTCTTGCTCGTGGTGCAGTGGACAAACGCCACAAAAATATCCATTCGATGCAAGGATTTAGCGACTAGCATGGAACAGCTTGATTGCGAGCCTGCAGCTCGGCCGCCCACAACTGGTCACGATTCGACTTATGTAAATAGGGGTATCATACCTGCTTGTGACAGGTGCGCATCGCCACCACTGAACCATCGAGAAGTGTCTCTTGGACTGGAGTGTCTGTTGTAATGGAGGTATCGTTGTGGTGTGTCTTCTCTAAGGCATACGTGGAGCTCGGCAAAACAAGCGTTGCAGATTCGGATGATATTTCCATTCTTCCATGTTCAGGCATGTATGCAGGGCGGGGTTGCTGTCTTCCCTGTTACAAGATTCGCTTTATGGTAGAAAGCAACAGGCGCCAAATGCTCTGACTGGGGAATTCTAAAGAAAAGCTTACGACGGCGCTTCTTGCGTTGCAATTAGAGTTTCGATGGTCACGACTGTGGGGGATTTCTGCTTAGTGTCTAGCATCGGAGACGGTCGCGTGTGTGTTCTTCCGCGAAACCACCAACAGACTCAATGCTCTAGACTATGATTTGACATGTTTCTTTGCACAACCGGGCGCCCCACAACGACTCTTTGTCCTTTTAGATGTGCCAATAGAAAGTGTCGATTGCTCGATGCAGAGGCACGACAGAGCACGCTGTGGTTCTCGATGTCGCCGACAACCCTACACTCAAGAAAACGTCAGCATGGCCTGAGGCATCCCTCGAAATATGCCGTTTACGTGATTTTGAAGGGCCGTCAAATGTTGTCTTCTGTTTGGCCTGCCGGTGTTGAAACCTGAAAACTGGAACACCGTCTTCACAGAGTCGACTTGTGATCCACTGAAAATGACTCTTAGATTGTTCTAAGTGTATTAGTTCTTTTCGTGCGGCGCGAAAGTGTGGCTGACCTACAGACTACATTAATCCTTGTGTGGGATGAGAAGAGGGAACGCTTGCAGTCGATGACCTCATTTTTTGATCACAGTCAACTGCAAAGGCAAGAGACCGCGAATGCTCAGTGATGTCCATGGACATGGTAAGATCCCGTTATATTCCGgcccgagagaaaagagggaggaaTAGATCTCTGTAATATCCACCGCGGTGACGAGGTCACGCCGCCCCCCGAACCTGCACTGTGGGAAACCTGCACAAACGTTTGTCGCACGAGATTCAGCGGACGCACATGTTTTTCTTGGCAGGGCATTTTGTTTGAAGACTCACACGAGATACTACAATGGAAAAACCAACACACGCTCTGACTGAAGGCTTACATCTGCGCTGTTGGGAAACGTTTTTTCAGCACAACACGGTCTTCTTTAAGGTATTGTTTCGGTTGCCCTAGCAAAATATATCAAACACCCTTTCCCCATGTATGCAAATGGCGTCCAAGTTTGGTGAAACAGCCATCTGTACTCGTTGCTTGTTATTTCTGTGCTTTCAGTTCGGTTGGCGCTGTAACGGAAATGGTGTGCCTGACGGCAGACTTCATTCGGCAGTGCAAGAGAGGAGATTTCTCTGCGAAAAGGTGCCGACCAACAAGCTTGAGAACGAAACCTGCAATACAGGGTGAACGCTTGTTACCTGCTGTGACGTCAGACATTTCTTCGTCATCTCATCCTGAAGACACAACGGGGGACACAGGCACCTCCTTTCTTGCAAGAGGTAGAGCTCACACGGAGACGGTGCGGAGCCGATGCGAATTTGAAACATACGAAGAAGCGTATACAGTTGCCTCTACGTTTTCTCAGAGGCAGGAAGGTGTAACAAAAACTCGGGAACAATCGACGAAGAACCAAAACAGATCTCTTGCGCACCTGTCACATCTGCACTTGAATTACCGCAATATTGACTCTATCGCTTCGGAAACGGCGTTAGAACTCCCAAATCTCCAGGTGAACTACATCCCGCGAGTGAGGAGAGAATGTCACCTGAGTACGTTGTTCACCCACGGCACCGTATCATGCGCACAGAAGTTACTGCAGCGAATGCCACAACTACAACTGCGTCattctcttccctttcttaTGTGAATGAGAAGACAACTCGGTTTAGATCTAGGGCACGACCGACTCCTGAAGATTCTGATGGAGCAAACAATTAATCTTCAGCTATGTCCCTTGTTATTTCATGTGGCCCCAGGTGTTATATCTCATCGACAATAACCTTTCTGATGTAACGACAATCGGGTACCTGCCTTCTTTACGAGGTCTTTACCTCCAGAGCAATGAGCTCACTTGTACGAAAGGCCTCGAGCAGCTGCCCTGTTTAACTGAGTTAAATCTCGATGACAACAA contains the following coding sequences:
- a CDS encoding hypothetical protein (encoded by transcript TGME49_316390); amino-acid sequence: MNGHRYRLGEPASDAGETVARAWQYDWTELEELLTSKYTQDLADRHATTFSKMCRQYMVHYGGFLWTDLTRVTPLVDRLVTKFREGRLEYAPALRDLCSVASKPFVSQRASEPLVHADAAIHFVRTLSRAAASTSTVSPLPPSTERPKDEPRVLGCKPEQDMRLEHEDAAHVSLPDSVSNDNRTEPVSEYVVNPELATVQQHESPCLSDYSQPSPVLLVDSGSSGDASRDDAEAYPMAQPSQDSGKHRVTCCPSVPNHRNDLSHGLHSSEVALT
- the TUBA1 gene encoding alpha tubulin TUBA1 (encoded by transcript TGME49_316400~Product name based on PMID:18208326;11134072.) is translated as MREVISIHVGQAGIQIGNACWELFCLEHGIQPDGQMPSDKTIGGGDDAFNTFFSETGAGKHVPRCVFLDLEPTVVDEVRTGTYRHLFHPEQLISGKEDAANNFARGHYTIGKEIVDLSLDRIRKLADNCTGLQGFLMFNAVGGGTGSGLGCLLLERLSVDYGKKSKLNFCSWPSPQVSTAVVEPYNSVLSTHSLLEHTDVAVMLDNEAIYDICRRNLDIERPTYTNLNRLIAQVISSLTASLRFDGALNVDVTEFQTNLVPYPRIHFMLSSYAPIISAEKAYHEQLSVAEITNSAFEPASMMAKCDPRHGKYMACCLMYRGDVVPKDVNAAVATIKTKRTIQFVDWCPTGFKCGINYQPPTVVPGGDLAKVMRAVCMISNSTAIAEVFSRMDHKFDLMYAKRAFVHWYVGEGMEEGEFSEAREDLAALEKDYEEVGIETAEGEGEEEGYGDEY
- a CDS encoding hypothetical protein (encoded by transcript TGME49_316410), with product MVCLTADFIRQCKRGDFSAKRCRPTSLRTKPAIQGERLLPAVTSDISSSSHPEDTTGDTGTSFLARGRAHTETVRSRCEFETYEEAYTVASTFSQRQEGVTKTREQSTKNQNRSLAHLSHLHLNYRNIDSIASETALELPNLQVNYIPRVRRECHLSTLFTHGTVSCAQKLLQRMPQLQLRHSLPFLM